In Streptosporangium album, the following are encoded in one genomic region:
- a CDS encoding ABC transporter substrate-binding protein, giving the protein MRPVRTTLAGAFLGALTLAGCGQSPAPATPAAATASPASPASPAAAGFPVTVEAGNGSVALAKRPERIISLSPTATENLFAIGAGPLVVAVDDQSNYPAEAPKSDLSSFKPNAEAIIAQKPDLVVLSNDIDNVVAKLTKVNVPVLLEPAATKLDEAYDQIADLGAATGNEDKADEVVAGMRKQIDALAAAAPKDKKLTYYHELDTTPYSATSTTFIGQIYGLFGLTNVADKAPDAAGGYPKLSAEFVAQADPDLIFLADTKCCAQSRDALAKRPGWSRLSAVKNDQVIGLDDDIASRWGPRIVDLAKQVGDAVQKAATD; this is encoded by the coding sequence TTGAGGCCCGTACGTACCACTCTCGCCGGCGCGTTCCTCGGCGCACTGACCCTGGCCGGATGCGGTCAGAGTCCTGCCCCCGCCACCCCCGCCGCGGCCACCGCATCCCCGGCCTCTCCCGCCTCCCCGGCCGCCGCGGGCTTCCCGGTCACCGTCGAGGCGGGCAACGGGTCGGTGGCCCTCGCCAAGAGGCCCGAGCGGATCATCTCGCTGTCGCCCACCGCCACCGAGAACCTGTTCGCGATCGGAGCCGGCCCCCTGGTCGTCGCGGTGGACGACCAGTCGAACTACCCGGCGGAGGCGCCGAAGAGCGACCTGTCGAGCTTCAAACCGAACGCGGAGGCGATCATCGCCCAGAAGCCCGACCTGGTGGTGCTCTCCAACGACATCGACAACGTCGTGGCCAAGCTGACCAAGGTCAACGTCCCGGTGCTGCTGGAGCCCGCGGCCACCAAGCTCGACGAGGCCTACGACCAGATCGCCGACCTCGGCGCGGCCACCGGCAACGAGGACAAGGCCGACGAGGTCGTGGCCGGGATGCGGAAGCAGATCGACGCGCTCGCCGCGGCCGCGCCCAAGGACAAGAAGCTCACCTACTACCACGAGCTGGACACCACGCCCTACTCGGCCACGTCCACCACCTTCATCGGCCAGATCTACGGCCTGTTCGGCCTGACCAACGTCGCCGACAAGGCCCCCGACGCGGCCGGCGGTTACCCCAAGCTCTCCGCCGAGTTCGTCGCCCAGGCCGACCCGGACCTCATCTTCCTGGCCGACACCAAGTGCTGCGCCCAGTCCAGGGACGCCCTCGCCAAGCGCCCCGGCTGGTCCAGGCTCTCCGCCGTCAAGAACGACCAGGTCATCGGCCTCGACGACGACATCGCCTCCCGGTGGGGGCCGCGCATCGTGGACCTCGCCAAGCAGGTCGGCGACGCCGTCCAGAAGGCCGCGACCGACTAG
- a CDS encoding FecCD family ABC transporter permease yields the protein MLAALMIGAADIAPEKVALQLLDWLPFVSADSGLAPVEQGLLLELRLPRVLLAAIVGGLLATAGAGYQGVFRNPLADPYLLGAAAGAGLTTTTAIVFMKGDNDALLIPVAAFAGAIGGVLLAYALGNVAGRGGGTATLVLAGVAVSSFLTSVQTFLQQLRVEELQRVYAWILGDVGGGWDQVALVAPYAVVSVVVMLLHGRLLDVLSVGDDEAVSLGLNVARVRLAVLLAASLATAAAVAVSGLIGFVGIVVPHVVRRLAGGSYRVVLPLSLIGGAAFLVLADLIARTALAPAELPIGVVTAFFGAPFFVAVLRMTRRVET from the coding sequence ATGCTCGCCGCCCTGATGATCGGCGCGGCGGACATCGCCCCGGAGAAGGTGGCGCTGCAACTGCTCGACTGGCTGCCGTTCGTCTCGGCCGACTCCGGGCTGGCGCCGGTCGAGCAGGGCCTGCTGCTGGAACTCCGGCTGCCCAGGGTCCTGCTCGCCGCGATCGTCGGCGGGTTGCTGGCCACCGCGGGCGCCGGCTACCAGGGGGTGTTCCGCAACCCGCTGGCCGATCCCTACCTACTGGGAGCCGCCGCGGGCGCCGGCCTCACGACCACGACGGCGATCGTTTTCATGAAGGGCGACAACGACGCCCTCCTCATCCCGGTCGCCGCGTTCGCGGGGGCCATCGGCGGCGTCCTGCTCGCCTACGCCCTGGGCAACGTCGCCGGCCGGGGCGGCGGCACCGCCACACTGGTCCTCGCCGGCGTGGCGGTCTCGTCCTTCCTCACCTCCGTCCAGACCTTCCTGCAGCAGCTCAGGGTGGAGGAGCTCCAGCGCGTCTACGCCTGGATCCTCGGCGACGTCGGCGGCGGCTGGGACCAGGTCGCACTGGTCGCGCCGTACGCCGTGGTCTCGGTGGTGGTCATGCTGCTCCACGGCAGGCTGCTCGACGTGCTCTCGGTCGGCGACGACGAGGCGGTCAGCCTCGGCCTGAACGTCGCCCGGGTCAGGCTGGCCGTGCTGCTCGCCGCCTCCCTGGCCACCGCGGCGGCCGTCGCGGTCAGCGGGCTGATCGGCTTCGTCGGCATCGTCGTCCCCCACGTGGTCCGCCGCCTGGCCGGGGGGTCCTATCGGGTCGTGCTCCCGCTCTCGCTGATCGGCGGCGCCGCCTTCCTGGTCCTCGCCGACCTGATCGCCCGGACCGCGCTGGCCCCGGCCGAGCTGCCCATCGGCGTCGTCACCGCCTTCTTCGGCGCGCCGTTCTTCGTCGCGGTGCTCCGCATGACCAGGCGGGTGGAGACATGA
- a CDS encoding ABC transporter ATP-binding protein — translation MSHVEVRDLTVVLETRTVLSGVDFQVRGGDWLAVIGANGAGKSTLLRALAGVLPCSGEVLIDGRPARRLRPRDRARLLAYAPQAPALPVDMTVFDYALLGRTPYISYLGRESRRDREVTASVLDRLDLASFASRALGHLSGGERQRVVLARALVQQAPVLLLDEPTTALDLGHQQQVLELLDRLRLADGLTVVTTLHDLSLAGQYADSMMLVAGGRVAASGAPAEVLTEKLIGEHFDARVRVGTGAGGRPEVHLERP, via the coding sequence GTGAGCCACGTCGAGGTGCGCGACCTCACCGTCGTCCTGGAGACGCGGACCGTGCTGTCCGGCGTCGACTTCCAGGTACGCGGCGGTGACTGGCTGGCCGTCATCGGAGCCAACGGCGCGGGCAAGTCCACGCTGCTCAGAGCGCTCGCCGGGGTACTGCCGTGCTCCGGTGAGGTGCTCATCGACGGCAGGCCCGCCCGCCGGCTCCGGCCCAGGGACCGGGCCCGGCTGCTCGCCTACGCCCCGCAGGCGCCGGCGCTCCCCGTCGACATGACCGTGTTCGACTACGCCCTGCTGGGCCGCACGCCGTACATCTCCTATCTGGGCAGGGAGAGCCGCCGCGACCGCGAGGTGACCGCGTCGGTGCTGGACCGGCTCGACCTGGCGTCGTTCGCCTCCCGCGCCCTCGGCCACCTGTCCGGGGGTGAGCGCCAGCGCGTCGTGCTCGCCAGGGCGCTGGTCCAGCAGGCCCCCGTGCTCCTGCTCGACGAGCCCACCACCGCCCTGGACCTGGGGCACCAGCAGCAGGTCCTGGAGCTCCTCGACCGGCTCCGCCTGGCCGACGGGCTGACCGTGGTCACGACCCTGCACGACCTGAGCCTCGCCGGCCAGTACGCCGACTCGATGATGCTGGTCGCCGGAGGCAGGGTGGCGGCCTCGGGCGCCCCGGCCGAGGTGCTGACGGAGAAACTGATCGGCGAGCACTTCGACGCCCGCGTCCGCGTCGGTACCGGCGCCGGCGGCAGGCCCGAGGTCCATCTGGAACGCCCATGA
- a CDS encoding adenosylcobinamide amidohydrolase yields MKLRHRQEDGARLASLLWEFGPGWRAISSAMVGGGIGPVEWVLNAQVAGGYARMDPVDHLLEMAPPGPGVGMLTAASVDRFTRAADGGVEAVATVGLRVPTWAAAPDGVPDPELAPIHLPGTVNIIVAVPVAMSDAALVNAVMTVTEAKTQALLEAGFPCTGTASDAVCVAVRDDGPEELFGGPRSVWGARVARAVHDAVRRGAHGWAGRDVPATLSQEIMGSSM; encoded by the coding sequence GTGAAACTGCGCCACCGCCAGGAGGACGGGGCCCGGCTGGCCTCGTTGCTGTGGGAGTTCGGGCCCGGCTGGCGGGCGATCTCCTCGGCGATGGTCGGCGGCGGCATCGGTCCGGTGGAATGGGTGCTCAACGCCCAGGTGGCCGGCGGTTACGCGCGGATGGACCCGGTGGACCACCTGCTGGAGATGGCCCCGCCGGGGCCGGGCGTCGGCATGCTGACCGCGGCCTCGGTCGACCGGTTCACCCGGGCGGCCGACGGGGGAGTGGAGGCGGTGGCGACCGTCGGGCTGCGCGTCCCCACCTGGGCCGCCGCCCCCGACGGCGTCCCCGACCCCGAGCTCGCACCCATCCATCTCCCCGGCACGGTCAACATCATCGTCGCCGTACCGGTCGCGATGAGTGACGCCGCGCTGGTCAACGCGGTCATGACGGTGACCGAGGCCAAGACCCAGGCGCTGCTGGAGGCCGGCTTCCCCTGTACGGGCACGGCCTCCGACGCGGTCTGCGTGGCCGTACGCGACGACGGCCCCGAGGAGCTGTTCGGCGGACCCCGGTCGGTCTGGGGTGCCCGCGTCGCCCGCGCCGTCCACGACGCCGTACGGCGAGGCGCCCACGGATGGGCGGGCCGTGATGTGCCGGCTACTTTGAGTCAAGAAATCATGGGAAGTAGCATGTGA
- a CDS encoding zinc ribbon domain-containing protein, which yields MRRFGSALTIFGGLVLAVAAMSPALAHEHPSGITDLVTPAVVRIEAEAHVDITLLDHIGELIHVERSYKVPIGSGTGTVINPEGGMVTLTRVVKSGKDIEVYAANKVFAEHYKVKIPDDFERHTVKNDQLNHHLQECYPPKQPTATCIFDVTTEIRVFPNISPPDKEGFKAEIVRADSSPDGPAVLVPVGRADGGAGLPTAPLAAAVPDKDASPVAVAGFTGRPAVNLPETVDIAHLRAGGAGENGRQFRDPQNKVNEPEKLGALVDRGLLGGPVIEDKKGEVVGLLVGGGKDGRMIGVREITKALAEAKVAPRRGPIDAAFEQALTRFHTKYYGDAVPAFQHVLDLYPGHTVAAAHLKTSQQKRGTAEDEGAKKADAAVDGGGGPPLWMFLAVGGVLVAAVVTAALLLWRRRSSPEPAAGPSAATRPGESSTGGTRPGGDTPPPVPGPPPPLRRPLRDEGASPTVVVGRSFPALPKVSSTSPGQPVLVARDPGAKPADPTAPGTGARSADPAAQKYCTACGMRLGPVHRFCGYCGHPSET from the coding sequence ATGAGGCGATTCGGCTCGGCTCTGACGATCTTCGGCGGCCTTGTGCTGGCGGTCGCCGCGATGTCTCCCGCCCTGGCGCACGAGCATCCCAGCGGGATCACCGATCTGGTCACCCCCGCAGTGGTCCGGATCGAGGCGGAGGCGCACGTCGACATCACCCTGCTGGACCACATCGGTGAGCTGATCCACGTGGAGCGGAGCTACAAGGTGCCGATCGGCAGCGGCACCGGGACCGTGATCAACCCCGAGGGCGGCATGGTCACCCTCACCCGGGTGGTCAAGTCCGGCAAGGACATCGAGGTCTACGCCGCCAACAAGGTCTTCGCCGAGCACTACAAGGTCAAGATCCCCGACGACTTCGAGCGGCACACGGTCAAGAACGACCAGCTCAACCATCACCTGCAGGAGTGCTACCCGCCCAAGCAGCCCACGGCGACCTGCATCTTCGACGTGACCACCGAGATCCGTGTCTTCCCCAACATCTCCCCTCCCGACAAGGAGGGGTTCAAGGCCGAGATCGTCCGCGCCGACTCCAGCCCCGACGGGCCCGCGGTGCTGGTGCCCGTCGGCCGCGCGGACGGCGGCGCGGGCCTGCCCACGGCGCCGCTCGCGGCCGCGGTGCCCGACAAGGACGCCTCGCCGGTGGCGGTCGCCGGATTCACCGGACGGCCCGCCGTCAACCTGCCCGAGACCGTGGACATCGCGCACCTGCGCGCGGGAGGCGCGGGTGAGAACGGTCGGCAGTTCAGGGACCCGCAGAACAAGGTCAACGAGCCGGAGAAGCTGGGCGCCCTCGTCGACAGGGGGCTGCTCGGCGGTCCGGTGATCGAGGACAAGAAGGGCGAGGTCGTCGGGCTGCTGGTCGGTGGCGGCAAGGACGGCCGGATGATCGGGGTCCGGGAGATCACCAAGGCGCTGGCCGAGGCGAAGGTCGCGCCCCGGCGCGGCCCGATCGACGCGGCCTTCGAGCAGGCGCTGACCCGCTTCCACACCAAGTACTACGGCGACGCCGTGCCCGCCTTCCAGCACGTCCTGGACCTGTATCCCGGGCACACCGTGGCGGCGGCGCATCTGAAGACGTCCCAGCAGAAGCGTGGAACCGCCGAGGACGAGGGGGCCAAGAAGGCGGACGCCGCCGTCGACGGCGGCGGCGGGCCGCCGCTCTGGATGTTCCTGGCCGTCGGCGGGGTGCTGGTGGCGGCCGTCGTGACCGCCGCGCTGCTGCTCTGGAGGCGCAGGTCCTCGCCGGAGCCCGCGGCAGGCCCGTCCGCGGCCACCCGCCCCGGTGAGAGCTCGACCGGGGGCACCAGGCCCGGAGGAGACACCCCCCCGCCGGTCCCGGGACCGCCGCCCCCGCTGCGGCGCCCGCTGCGTGACGAGGGGGCCTCCCCGACCGTCGTGGTCGGCCGGTCGTTCCCCGCCCTGCCCAAGGTGTCCTCCACCTCGCCGGGCCAGCCCGTACTGGTCGCGCGAGATCCCGGCGCCAAGCCGGCGGACCCGACCGCTCCGGGGACCGGCGCCAGGTCGGCGGATCCGGCCGCCCAGAAGTACTGCACCGCCTGCGGGATGCGGCTGGGCCCGGTCCACCGCTTCTGCGGCTACTGCGGCCATCCCTCGGAGACGTGA
- a CDS encoding serine/threonine-protein kinase, protein MTAVNERALIGQEVAGYYIEDIIGKGGMAVVYLAVDPRLNRRVALKILNPLLGEDDRFRQRFVLESRTVASMDHPNIIPIYEADSAADGTLYIAMRYVDGPDLRRLFYDRGPMPISQVNRIFAQVAAALDTAHAHDLIHRDVKPANILIAGHTEGDHAYLTDFGITKHRTSISGLTQTDQFIGTPRYMSPEQINKEHIDGRCDQYGLACVVYEALAGRLPFQRDNEIALLWAHLAETPTPLSTLRPELPLEVDGVMMRALAKSPEQRYDTCTQFVAELRDAISGQPYQLVQSPPTVRAEKKRRKEPGSGGRGILIGAGAAIAVIIALVVVLATVMRGSDAWVAYEGSAAVPIAFERPGDWTLRPHADVFVVASPKVGEFDTLFGTPVTADWAAVNEIIKNTPEEATGVYAQTLDTLDPRSGAQQLQETLQSSLPGTVNVYSEVVQVRVGGKPAVRLEGSITDPQRGGRLDFTGWAVERADKPALMIYFCAPSTCDDALANRFVRSVSFQTS, encoded by the coding sequence GTGACGGCCGTGAACGAGCGGGCCCTGATCGGGCAGGAGGTGGCCGGTTACTACATCGAGGACATCATCGGTAAGGGCGGCATGGCCGTGGTCTACCTCGCGGTGGACCCCCGGCTCAACCGCCGGGTGGCGCTGAAGATCCTCAATCCGCTGCTGGGAGAGGACGACCGTTTCCGTCAGCGCTTCGTCCTGGAGTCGCGGACGGTCGCGAGCATGGACCACCCCAACATCATCCCGATCTACGAGGCCGACTCGGCCGCCGACGGCACGCTCTACATCGCGATGCGTTACGTCGACGGTCCCGACCTGCGCCGCCTCTTCTACGACCGGGGGCCGATGCCGATCAGCCAGGTCAACAGGATCTTCGCCCAGGTGGCCGCCGCTCTGGACACCGCGCACGCGCACGACCTGATCCACCGGGACGTCAAGCCCGCCAACATCCTGATCGCCGGCCACACCGAGGGTGACCACGCCTATCTCACCGACTTCGGCATCACCAAGCACCGCACCTCGATCTCCGGGCTGACCCAGACCGACCAGTTCATCGGCACCCCCCGCTACATGTCTCCCGAGCAGATCAACAAGGAGCACATCGACGGCCGCTGCGACCAGTACGGCCTGGCCTGCGTGGTCTACGAGGCGCTGGCCGGGAGGCTGCCGTTTCAGCGGGACAACGAGATCGCGCTGCTCTGGGCCCATCTGGCCGAGACGCCCACCCCGCTCAGCACGCTCCGGCCAGAGCTCCCGCTGGAGGTCGACGGGGTCATGATGCGGGCGCTGGCCAAGTCGCCCGAGCAGCGGTACGACACGTGCACGCAGTTCGTCGCCGAACTCCGGGATGCGATCAGCGGCCAGCCCTACCAACTCGTCCAGAGCCCTCCGACGGTGCGGGCGGAGAAGAAGAGGCGGAAGGAGCCCGGGTCCGGTGGCCGGGGCATTCTCATCGGCGCGGGAGCGGCGATCGCGGTGATCATCGCGCTGGTGGTGGTGCTCGCGACGGTCATGCGGGGAAGTGACGCCTGGGTGGCCTACGAGGGCTCCGCCGCCGTGCCGATCGCCTTCGAGCGTCCCGGTGACTGGACTTTGCGCCCGCACGCGGACGTGTTCGTGGTGGCCTCGCCGAAGGTGGGGGAGTTCGACACGCTGTTCGGCACACCCGTCACCGCTGACTGGGCGGCCGTCAACGAGATCATCAAGAACACGCCGGAGGAGGCCACCGGCGTCTACGCGCAGACCCTGGACACCCTCGACCCCCGCAGCGGCGCCCAGCAGCTCCAGGAGACCCTGCAGTCCTCGCTGCCCGGTACGGTCAACGTCTACTCCGAGGTGGTGCAGGTGCGCGTGGGCGGGAAGCCCGCCGTACGGCTGGAGGGGTCGATCACGGACCCGCAGCGCGGTGGCCGGCTCGACTTCACAGGCTGGGCGGTGGAGCGGGCGGACAAGCCCGCCCTCATGATCTACTTCTGTGCGCCCAGCACATGTGACGACGCGCTCGCCAACCGGTTCGTACGGAGCGTGTCGTTCCAGACGTCGTGA
- a CDS encoding TetR/AcrR family transcriptional regulator — protein sequence MSPRKAAVLRDGGGQSLREHLVAAAERLISRRGTAGLTVRDIAREAQVADGVLYNHFAGKEELIALALQAHVQTVQRRLGELPAEAGSGTVEANLRTYVAYGLALHTAILPAFAGLLSQPEVLSLLTDMPDPVGKGRGLKAELTAYLRAEQDLGRLARHARAEAAATMVVGACHELVLPHLFRGSAPASLEVPPGFVDDLVATVMNGIAPSP from the coding sequence ATGTCACCGAGAAAAGCAGCGGTCCTGCGTGACGGCGGCGGCCAGAGCCTGCGCGAGCACCTGGTCGCCGCCGCCGAACGCCTCATATCCCGGCGGGGCACCGCCGGGCTCACCGTGCGTGACATCGCCCGTGAGGCCCAGGTCGCCGACGGGGTGCTCTACAACCACTTCGCGGGCAAGGAAGAGCTCATCGCGCTCGCCCTGCAGGCCCACGTCCAGACCGTCCAGCGCCGGTTGGGCGAGCTGCCCGCGGAGGCGGGCAGCGGCACCGTCGAGGCCAACCTGCGCACCTACGTCGCCTACGGCCTGGCGCTGCACACCGCGATCCTGCCCGCCTTCGCCGGGCTGCTGTCCCAGCCGGAGGTCCTCAGCCTGCTGACCGACATGCCCGACCCCGTCGGGAAGGGACGCGGGCTGAAGGCGGAGCTGACCGCATACCTCCGTGCCGAGCAGGACCTCGGCCGCCTCGCCCGGCACGCCCGCGCCGAGGCCGCCGCCACGATGGTCGTCGGAGCCTGCCACGAGCTGGTCCTGCCCCACCTGTTCCGAGGTTCCGCCCCGGCCTCCCTGGAGGTCCCGCCCGGTTTCGTGGACGACCTGGTGGCCACCGTCATGAACGGCATCGCCCCGTCCCCCTGA
- a CDS encoding class I SAM-dependent methyltransferase, whose product MQSVVNTHQSEAWNGYEGNHWADHQDRYDAVNSGFNDHLIGAAAIGEHDRVLDVGCGNGQVTRLAARRARLGHATGVDLSAPMLRRAGATAAGEGVANVTFERGDAQVHPFPDGGFDVAVSRFGIMFFADPVAAFANIGRALRPGGRLAFLSLRDMGDNDLGPVFAAMARHLPARPASTEPGAAGPESLADPARIQEVLTGAGFEKVTSTAVDAPQVWGRDAEDAGDFLGAWGPVRFMLDQVDEAAAARARDALTAALRPYEEGDAVRLRGAAWLVTAVHP is encoded by the coding sequence ATGCAGTCCGTCGTCAACACCCACCAGTCCGAGGCCTGGAACGGCTACGAGGGCAACCACTGGGCCGATCACCAGGACCGCTACGACGCCGTGAACAGCGGGTTCAACGACCACCTCATCGGGGCGGCCGCCATCGGCGAGCATGATCGCGTGCTCGACGTCGGGTGCGGCAACGGACAGGTGACCCGGCTGGCAGCCCGGCGGGCACGGCTCGGGCACGCCACCGGAGTCGACCTGTCGGCGCCGATGCTGCGGCGGGCGGGAGCCACCGCGGCCGGCGAGGGGGTCGCCAACGTGACCTTCGAGCGGGGCGACGCCCAGGTCCACCCCTTCCCGGACGGCGGTTTCGACGTGGCCGTCAGCCGGTTCGGGATCATGTTCTTCGCCGACCCGGTCGCCGCGTTCGCCAACATCGGCCGCGCGCTGCGGCCGGGGGGACGCCTGGCCTTCCTGTCGCTGCGGGATATGGGAGACAACGACCTCGGCCCCGTCTTCGCCGCGATGGCGCGGCACCTCCCGGCCAGGCCCGCCTCCACCGAACCCGGCGCCGCCGGGCCGGAGTCACTGGCCGATCCGGCGCGCATCCAGGAGGTGCTCACCGGCGCGGGATTCGAGAAGGTGACCTCGACGGCCGTCGACGCCCCCCAGGTGTGGGGCCGGGACGCCGAGGACGCGGGGGATTTCCTCGGCGCGTGGGGACCTGTCCGTTTCATGCTCGACCAGGTCGACGAGGCCGCCGCCGCCCGGGCCCGTGACGCGCTCACCGCGGCGCTCCGTCCCTACGAGGAGGGCGACGCCGTACGGCTGCGCGGCGCCGCCTGGCTGGTCACCGCCGTCCACCCCTGA